TCATAGCGTTTAACAGCATAGACTGACTTAAGCGGCAGGAAAACCGGCCAGACAGGAAAGTGAGATGATCGACAAAGAGAACGCGGAACATTATCAGTGGGGCGAGCAGTGCGACGGCTGGTATCTGTTGAAACGCCAGGATATGAGCATTATCCATGAGCGGATGCCGCCGGACCGGCGCGAAGTGCGCCATTTTCATACCCGTTCGCGGCAGTTCTTTTTTGTGCTGAGCGGCGAGCTGACGATGGAGCTGGCGGGCGAGCAGCATCGGTTAACGACGCAGCAGGGGCTGGAGATCCCGCCGGGCAGCGCGCACCAGGCGCAAAACCTGAGTATGGAGCCGGTAGAGTTTCTGGTGATTTCACATCCCACCACGCGCGGCGACCGTACCGATCTGGCATAAAAAAGCCGCGCCGTCCGGTTGACGAAGGGCGCGGCGTGACAGGCGATGGCGAATTACTTCAGCAGGATCGCGCGGCAGCTTTTGCCTTTGATTTTGCCCTGCTTCAGCTTGATCAGCGCCTCTTTCGCCTGACCGGCGGCAATGGCGACGTAGGCGTGAGTCGGGGTCAGATCGATTTTACCGATGCGGTCGGCGCTGAAGCCCGCTTCGCCGGTGAGCGCGCCGAGGATGTCGCCCGGACGGATTTTCGCCTTGCGACCGCCGTCGATGCAGAGCGTCATCATCGCCGCAGGCAGCGGCTGCGACGGCTGGTTTTTCAGCGCGGCGGCGGCGGACCACGCCAGCGGCTGCTGCAGATAATCTTCCAGCGCATGAGCGCGCACCATCTCATCCGGCGCGACAAAGCTGACCGCCGTGCCCTGTTCGCCGGCGCGCGCGGTGCGGCCGATACGGTGAACATGCACTTCCGGATCGAACGAGAGCTGATAGTTCACCACCATCTCCAGCGCTTTGATATCCAGACCGCGCGCGGCGACGTCGGTGGCCACCAGCACGCGGCAGCTGCCGTTAGCAAAGCGGATCAGCACCCGATCGCGATCGCGCTGCTCCAGATCGCCATGCAGCGCCAGCGCGCTAATGCCGCTATCTTCCAGCGCGTAGGCGATATCATCGCATTCACGTTTGGTATTACAGAACACCACGCAGGAGGCAGGCTGACGCTGGCTTAGCAGCCCAATCAACAGGCTCAGCTTTTCACGGCTGTTCGCCTCGTAAAAGTGTTGTTCAATCGCCGGCAGCTCGGTGACATCTTCAGTGGTCACGGTGAGCGCGTCGCGCTGGAAGCGATCGCCAATAGCGAGAATGCCCTGCGGCCAGGTCGCGGAGAAGAGCAGCGTCTGGCGCTGCGCCGGCGTATGGCTGACGATCGCTTCCATATCTTCCCGGAAGCCCATCTCCAGCATGCGGTCCGCCTCATCCAGCACCAGCGAGCGCAGCTGGGTGAGATCCAGCGTTTCGCGCTTCAGATGATCAAGAATGCGGCCCGGCGTGCCGACCACGATATGCGGGGCATGCACCAGCGAATCGCGCTGGGCGGCAATCGGCTGGCCGCCGCACAGCGTCAGAATTTTAATGTTGCGCGTAAAGCGCGCCAGACGACGCAGTTCATTGCCAACCTGTTCGGCCAGCTCGCGCGTCGGGCACAGCACCAGCGACTGCGTTTGATACTGCGCGGTATCGATATGTTGCAGGATGCCTAACCCAAACGCCGCGGTTTTACCGCTGCCGGTTTTAGCCTGGGCGCGCACGTCGCGGCCGTCAAGAATGGCGGGCAGCGAAGCGGCCTGGATAGGCGTCATCGCCTCGAAGCCCATTTCGCGCAGGTTATCGAGCTGGCTGGCGGGCAGTTGCGTCAGGGTGGAAAAAGCAGTCACGGGAAAATCTCTAATCAGGCGGGTTTGCGGCCTGCAGTTTATCAGAAGATGGCGCCGCCGACAGTAAAAGGCGTTAAGGGCAGGCGCAAAACCACTACGCTTTATTACAGCATAAAAAGGTGTCAGTGCGACAATAGCATGTCGAAAAGACAATAAAACGGGCTGTCGATTTAACAAATCGGCACGCGGCGGTGTTATCTATCTGGTTGATAAAAAGCGTTTTTAAAAGCTGGCATGGCGGTTGCATTCCAGAGGGTAATGAAAACATACGAGGAAATCATCATGGCACATCGCATCCCTAAACATTTCGTTCATACCCGCTCCACGCCGTTCTGGGACAAAGAGAGCGTGCCGCGCGCGCTGCTGACCCATCACAACACCAAAAAAGGGGTATACGGCCGCCTGTCGGTGATGCAGGGCGCGGTGAAATATTATGGTTTTGCCAACGAGCATGATGCCACGCCGGAAATCGAGGTAGTGATCGAAGCGGGCCATTTCGGCATCAGCCCGCCGCAATACTGGCACCATGTGGAAGTGCTGACGGATGACACCTACTTCAATATCGATTTCTTTGCCGATCCGCAGGAAGAGCTGCAGGGTAAAGGCATCGGTCAGGTGGTGAACACCCATAAAAGCGAATAACCCCCGGTGAGATCGTTACGGCAGGCCGCCATCCGACGCGCCTGCCGTGCCGCTCTGGCTTTTCTGTCGCCGGCGTTATCAGGACGCCGGCGGCGCCCTGATCTCCGCCTTGCCGCCGCGCCGGCTTTCAATATGCGCGTTCCCCTCTCATCGACCCGGCGAAAGCCGCGCTACGCCTGGCGATAATAGATAGCGATATGCTGGCCGTGCAGCGTTTCAATATGCACTTTGGTATCGAAAATCGCTTCAATCACCTCGGGACGCATAATCTCCTGCGGCGTGCCGCGGTACAGCACCTCACCCTGTTTCATGGCGATAATGTGATCCGAGTAAGCCGAGGCGAAGTTAATGTCGTGGATCACCAGAATAATGGTTTTATGCAGCTCGTCCGCCGCGCGGCGCAGCTGTTTCATCATCGCCACGCTGTGCTTCATATCGAGATTGTTCAGCGGCTCGTCCAGCAGCACATAGTCAGTATTCTGGCACAGCACCATCGCCACGCAGGCGCGCTGGCGCTGGCCGCCGGAGAGCTGATCGAGATAGCGCGCGCGCAGCGGCAGCAGGTCGAGAAAATCCATCGCCGTTTCAATGTGCTGGCGATCCTCAGACGTTAGCCGTCCTTTGGACCAGGGATAGCGGCCAAAACCGACCAGGTCCTCCACCGTCAGGCGGCTGGTAAAGTGGTTCTCCTGACGCAGCACCGACAGCACCTTCGCCATCTGCTCGTCGGGGGTTTTCGCCACCTCCAGCCCGTTGACAAGGACGCTGCCGCTATCCGCCGTCAGCAGACGGCTGATCACTGAGAGCAGCGTTGATTTCCCCGCGCCGTTGGCGCCGATAATGGAGGTGATGCCGCCCACCGGAATCGATTCGGTAATGCGGTTCAGCACCGTCGTATTCTGATAGCTTTTACAGATCGCTTTTACTTCAATCACACTGCCGCCTTTTTAATCAAAAACCAGAGGAACAGCGCGCCGCCGACAAACTCGATTACCACCGACAGCGATCCCGCCATATGCAGCAGCCGCTCCAGAATCACCTGTCCGCCCACCAGTGTAATAATGCCGACCAGCACCACGCCGGGCAGCAGGTAGTGATGGCGATGCGAGCCGATCAGCTGATAAGTGAGGTTCGCCACTAGCAGGCCGAAGAAGGTGAGCGGCCCTACCAGCGCGGTAGAGAGCGCCACCAGCAGCGAAATCAGCAGTAAAACCAGCGTGACGCGCCGCCGCCACGGCACGCCCAGCCCTACCGAAATATCGCGCCCAAGCGCGATCACATCCAGGCTGTGGCGCATATGCCAGATAATGAATGCCGTTGCCAGCGTCGCCAGCGCCGCCAGCACGATAATCTCCGGCGCCGCGCGGGTGAAGGTGGCGAAAATGCGGCTCTGCAAAATAGCGAACTCGCCCGGCTCCAGCAGGCGCTGCAGCAGCCCGGAAAGGCTGCGAAACAGCGTGCCGCACACCAGCCCCACCAGCAGCACGCTGTGCAGGTTGATGCCGACGCGCCCCAGCAGCCAGCGATAGAGAAAGGTGGAGAACAGAACCAGCAGCAGCGCCTCGCAAACAAACTGCCCGCTGACGCCGAGACGGCGCAGGCCGTTGGCGTCGATAAAGAAGATCAGCAGCGTCTGCAGCAGAATAAACAACGCCTCCAGCCCCATCACCGACGGTGTCAGGATGCGGTTGTTGGTGACCGTCTGAAACAGCAGGGTGGCGACGCCAGAAGCGAAGGCGACCAGCAGCATGGTGGCGAGGATCATGGCGCGATGCGTCAGGATATAGCCGATATTGCCGCTAAGGTTGATGGTCATAAACAGCGTGATGCACGCCAGCGCCAGCGCGCTGAGGCCCGCCAGCCGCCGCGCCGGGGTATCGAAACGCGGGCGCAGGCCGCGCCGCGCCCGATGAGGAACCGGAGTATCAGCCTGCATTGCGTTGGCTCCTTACAATCAACAGCAGAAAAACCGCCGCGCCCAGGCAGCCGAGGATCACGCTGACCGGGATCTCCCATGGAAAGCTGATCAGGCGGCCGATAATATCGCACAGCACCACCAGCCCGCCGCCGCACAGCGCTACCCAGGGGATAGTGCGGCGCAGGTTATCGCCCATCGTCATGCTCACCAGGTTGGGCACGATCAGCCCGAGGAAGGGCAGTACGCCCACCACCACAATCACCACGCCGCTGATCAGCGCGATAATCGCCATACCGATAAACACCACGCGGCGATAGTTCAGCCCGACGTTAACGGCGAACTCGCGCCCCATGCCGGCGACGGTAAAGCGGTCGGCGATGATGCAGGCCAGCAGCGTCAGCAGGCCGGTAAGCCACAGCAGTTCATAGCGGCCCTGCAGCACGCCGGAAAAGTCGCCCGATTCCCAGCTGCCCAGCGACTGCAGCAGATCGAACTCCATCGCCAGAAAGGTGGTCACCGCGCTGAAGATCGCGCCGAGCATAATGCCGGTCAGCGGCACCATCAGCGGCGTTTTAATACGCATACGCTGCAGCACCAGCAGAAACAGGCCGGTGCCGAGCAGCGCGAACAGCGTGGCGACCGCCATCTTCACCATCACCGGCGCGGCGGGATAGACGATCATCACCAGCAGCAGGCCGAGGCTGGCCGATTGCGTGGTGCCGGCGATAGACGGCTCCACAAAGCGGTTCTGCGTCAGCATCTGCATAATCAGCCCGGCGACGCTGACCGCGCTACCTGCCAGCAGCAGGGCGAGGGTGCGCGGCACGCGGCTGATAAAGAAGACGTCGCGCAGCTCCGCATCATGCCACAGCGTGGTCATCGTCAGCGGACTGACGCCGACGAACAGGCTCCAGAACATCAGGCCCAGCAGAACCGCCAGGCCTGCGGCGAAAAGATATCGCGTCATGATGCGATTACTGCGCCGGTTTGGCGTTATCCAGCGCGGCGCTGACGTTATCCATCAGGCGGCTGTAGCTCTGAATGCCGCCGGCGATATAGAGCGAGGCGGAATCGAGGTAGACGATATGTTTGTTCTGCCAGGCGTTGGTTTTCTGGATCAGCGCGTTATCCAGCACCTGCTGCGCCGACTGGCCTTCAGCGCGACCGATGGCGCTGTCGCGGTCCAGCACAAACAGCCAGTCCGGGTTGACGTTCATAATAAATTCAGAAGTGACGACGTTGCCGTGCTTGCCTGCCTGGCTGAAGGTGGCGGCCGGCTGGAAACCGAGCGCATCAAAGATAAAGCCGAAGCGCGAGCCGGGGGCGTAAGCGGACATTTTGCCGCCGCTGACCATTATCACCATCGCCTTGCCGGCGTGCTGGCTACGGTCGCGCAGCGCGGCGATTTTGGCGTCAAACGCGTCGGTCAGGGTTTTCGCTTCCGCCTGTTTGCCGAAGATCTCGCCCAGCTGCTGTACGCGCTGGATCAGGCTCTGCGTGAACTGTTTCGGATCGACATCCAGCGCAATGGTTGGCGCAATGGCGCTGAGCTTATCGTAAGCGTCATGCGCGCGGCCGCCGGCAATAATCAGGTCCGGTTTCGCGTTGCTGATCGCCTCATAGTCAGGCTCAAACAGCGTGCCGGCGTTCATATACTCCTCGCCCTGATATTTCGCCAGGAAAGCGGGCAGGTGGGCGCTGTTTTTCGGTACGCCGGCCACCGGAATGTGCAGCGCATCAAGGTTATCCAGCGTGGCGGGATTCAGCACAATCACCTGCTGCGGCGATGATGGAACGGCGGTGGTTCCCTGCGCATGTTCCACGTTGCGCGCAGAGGCGGAGGCAGTTTGGGCGCTGGAGTCATCACATCCGGTCAGCGCGAGAGCGGCGGCAAGCAGCGAGGCGGTAAAAACGGCAGATAGGCGCATTTTCTCTCCTGAAAATGTTAACAGACACAGGCTAATCGTTAATGCATATGATTCGCATTCTTGATGCGGCGCGCAAATCATACCTGCGTTGCGCCACCTTGAACAGCGTTCTGTCATCCCCTGTGTCGCGATGAAAATTGCAGAATTGGGCAAGGTGGTCACAGGGAAGCTCACAGGATATTTATTTAATTCTTTGATTTATAAGTGTTTATTAAAATAACCTGCGCATATTGCACTTTCGCGGCGAAGTAAATGTGGAGATTTTGTGGAGATTGACCTGGGTCAGGTGTAATCGAAATAATAATCGTTATCATATCGGCCTGACATACTCGTACACATTTATCAGGGATTAGTAGCATGATTCATACAAAGTCTTTCAAAATGCGTCCTTGCGCATGGCTGCTGCTGCTTGGCGTTCACGGCGCGGCGCTGGCCGATGGCGGGGTACCAGAAGACGGCGTGATGACGGTGCGGGCGACGGCGGAAGAAGAACTTAAACAGCAGCCCGGCGTCTCGATTATCACTGCTAAAGACATTGAAAAAAGCCCGCCGGTTAACGATCTCTCCGACATCATCCGCAAAATGCCCGGCGTCAACCTTACCGGCAACAGCGCTTCCGGTAGCCGCGGCAACAACCGTCAGATTGATATTCGCGGCATGGGGCCGGAAAACACCCTGATCTTAATTGACGGCGTGCCGACCACCTCGCGCAACGCGGTGCGCTACAGCTGGCGCGGCGAACGCGATACGCGCGGCGATAGCAACTGGGTGCCGCCGGAGATGGTTGACCGCATCGAAGTGCTGCGCGGCCCGGCGGCGGCGCGCTACGGCTCCGGCGCAGCGGGCGGGGTGATCAATATCATTACCAAACGGCCGACCAACGACTGGCACGGTAGCCTGTCGCTGTTCACCAACCAGCCGGAAGATGATAAAGAGGGGGCCACCAAACGTGCCAACTTTAGCCTTAGCGGGCCGCTGGCAGGCGACGCGCTTACCATGCGCCTCTACGGCAATATCAATAAAACCGATGCCGACGCCTGGGATATCAACAACGCGCAGAATGGCTCATATGCCGCCGGCCGCGAAGGGGTGCGTAATAAAGATATTAACGGCGTGGTCTCCTGGAAGCTGACGCCGACGCAGATCGTCGATTTCAGCTACGGCTACAGCCGCCAGGGCAATATCTACGCGGGCGACACCCAGTACAGTAACAGTAACGTCAGCCCTGGCGACCGCATCGCCAGCCTCTACGGTCATGAAACCAACCGTATGTACCGCCAGTCTTACGGCATCACCCATAACGGCATTTGGGAGTGGGGCCAGTCGAAACTGGGCTTCTGGTATGAGAAGACCAACAACACCCGGCTGGGCGAAGGGGCGGGCGGTAAAGTTGAAGGGATGATCAACAGCGACAAATACCTGACCAGCCGCCTGAAAAACTACCGCGCCACCGGTGAAATCGTCATGCCGCTCGATCTGCTGGTGGAGCAGAACGTCACGCTGGGCGCGGAGTGGAACCGCGAAGAGCTGAACGATCCCGCCTCGATGGCGATGGTGGACGCCGGTAATATCGATGTCGGCGGCGTTTCCGGTAATCCGGCCCAGCGCAGCAGCAAAAACAGCGCCGATTTAAGCGCCTTCTATATTGAGGACAATATCGAGCCGCTGCCGGGCACCGCGCTGATCCCCGGCCTGCGTCTGGATCACCACAGCAAGTTCGGCAATAACTGGAGCCCAAGCCTGAACCTCTCTCAGGAGCTGAGCGACAGTATCAAGCTGAAGGCGGGCATCGCGCGCGTGTTTAAAGCGCCGAACCTCTATCAGTCCAGCGAAGGCTATCTGCTCTCTACCCGAGGCAACGGCTGTCCGTTAGGTATTTCTGAGAAATGCTACCTGATGGGCAGCGATAATCTTGATCCGGAAGTGAGCATTAACAAAGAGATCGGCCTGCAGTTCAGCCATCAGGGCTATGATGCCGGCATCACCTGGTTCCGCAACGATTACAAAAATAAAATCGTTTCCGGCACCGATCTGGTGGGCGAAACCGCTGACGGGTATCACGTACTGCGCTGGGAAAACGGCGGCAAGGCGGTGGTGGAAGGGCTGGAGGGCAATCTGCTGATCCCGCTGGTGAAAGATACGCTCACCTGGCGCACCAACGTAACCTGGATGATCACCTCAGAAGATAAGGATACCGGCAATCCGCTGTCGATTATCCCGAAATATACCATCAACAACATGCTGGATTATCAGGTGACCGACAAGCTTTCCGCCACCGTCAACTGGACGCTGTATGGCCGCCAGAAGCCACGCCACTATGCGGAAATCAACAAAGAGAACAAAGAAGGCATGTCAGATAAAGAGGTCGGCGCCTATTCCGTGGTCGGGCTGAACCTCAACTACGATCTGATGAAAGATCTGCGCCTGAACGCCGGCGTCAGCAACCTGCTTGATAAGCGCGTCTACCGTGAAAACGACGGCGCCTCAACCTACAACGAGCCGGGTCGCGCTTATTACGCCGGCGTCACCCTGTCATTCTGATAACGCGCAATAAGATAAAAAAGGCCTGCGTCATGCGGGCCTTTTTAGTTGTTACCCTGACAGCAGCGCGGCTGAATTAAATCAAATAATTTAACGCAGTTATTATTTCGCCACTGGCGCAAAGGCGCAGGCTATGCGTCTGGCTAACGTTAATGGCGCTTACCGTACAGAAAAAATAACGCCGACCCGCTTAAAAAGGCGCAAATTTGCATTAAGGAAGCGTTTATTTTTTCCGGTAAAGCAAATTAATAACGCTTTCTCGTTTTTTCATCGTCGCATGAAACTTTAATTGTTTAGCTGTTATTCTGTGCCGCAATCATTCTAAGATTAATCTTATTCAAATAATTGACTCATGATGATGGCACAGACAGGGAAGTATCTGCTGCTGGCGGCGCTGCTGCTGGGGTATCAGGCAGAGGCCGCGCCGCTTTCGCCGGCGGATCGCAATCAGGTTCAGCTTGAGCAGCAGCAGCGGCTGGAACAGAACCAGCAGCAGCGTGACGAGCTGCAGCGCAGCGTCGATACGCGGCTTCCCGCCAGCCCAACGCCCGCCGGCGAGCAGGGCGGTTGCGTCACCGTCACGCACATCACCATTGACCAGGCCACGCTGCTGAGCGAACGCGATAAACAGCGTCTTTCAGCGCCTTATTCTGGCCGCTGTCTCGGCATTGCGCAAATTAATCAGATAACGCGCGATATTTCCCAGTGGTATATCAGCCGCGGCTACATTACCAGCCGGGCGTTTATTACCGAACAGAGCCTTGCCGATGGCCAGCTGCATATTATCGTGCTGGAAGGGAAACTGCAGGCGATACATCTGCAGGGCGCATCGGCGCGTCAGCTGCGTATGGCGTTTCCCGGCCTGATCGGGCGCGTGCTGAACCTGCGCGATATTGAACAGGGCATGGAGCAAATCAATCGGCTGCGCGCCCGTCCGGTGCAGATTGAGATCCAGCCCGGCGATAATCCCGGCTACTCCATTGTCAATTTAACCGCCACGCCGGAATTTCCGCTGACCACTGCGCTGGGCTTTGATAATAGCGGGCAGAAAAGCACCGGTGTCGGGCAGCTTAACGGCTCCCTGACCGCCAACAACCTGCTGGGCCTGGCGGACAAATGGTTTATCGGCGGCGGCCGCAGCAGTGCCTTTTCCCACGCGCGCGATGCGCAAAATTTCCAGGCGGGCGTCAGCGTACCCTATGGCTACGGCCTGCTGGATTACAGCTACAGCTGGAGCGACTATCGCAGCACCATCGATAACAACGGCTTCAACTGGCTTTCGCACGGCGACAGCCAGTCCCATCGTCTGAACGCTTCCTGGGTGCTGTTTCGCAACGGCGATATCAAAACCGGCGTAATGGCGGGCCTTAGCCAGCACACCAGCCATAACTGGCTTAACGATACCTTACTGCGCAGCAGCAGCCGTCGCCTTACCAGCGTTCAGTTTGGCATTAACCACACGCAAAAAATGGCGGGCGGCGTCGCCACGCTGAACCCGGTTTTCAGCCGCGGCATGCCGTGGTTCGACGCCGAACATGACGCCGGCAAACGTGGCGATCTGCCGAAGGCGGAATTCCGTAAATGGAGCCTGAGCGCCAGTTTCCAGCGGCCGCTTACCCAGGATCTCTGGTGGCTGACCAGCGCCTATGGCCAGTGGTCGCCCGACCGGCTCTACGGCAGCGAGCGCCTGACGTTGGGCGGCGACGGATCGGTACGCGGTTTTAAAGAGCAGTATCTTTCCGGCGACAACGGCGGCTACTGGCGCAACGAACTCAACTACACCCTGACCACGCTGCCGCTTATCGGCCAGATCGACGCTACGCTGGCGCTGGACGGCGGCTGGCTGCAGAAAGACGCGCAGGACCCGTGGGCCGCCGGCACGCTGTGGGGCGGCGCTGTCGGGCTGGGCAGCCGCGGTCGCTATGTTTCCACCGCCTTTACCCTTGGCATGCCGGTCAGCTACCCCGACTGGCTGGGGCCGGATCGGCTCACCATCAACTACCGGATAGCAATCGTATTTTAAGAGGCAGCGATTATGGACAATCAACAACAACCTGTTCGTCTTTCCCAACGACTGCTGAGCTATCTGGTCTGCGCCCTGGTCGCCTGGCAGCCATTGCTGCCCGCGCTGGCGGCGCAAATCACGCCGGTGAGCAAGGGCACCCAGCTGGATAAAGCCGCTAACGGCGTTCCGGTGATCAATATCGCCACGCCCAACCAGGCGGGGCTTTCTCATAACCAGTATCAGAACTATAACGTCGGCAAAGAGGGGCTGATCCTCAATAACGCCACCGGACAGCTTAATCAGACGCAGCTGGGCGGGCTTATCCAGAACAACCCCAACCTGAAAGCGGGCCGCGAGGCGAAGGCGATCATCAACGAGGTCACCGGCGCCAACCGCACGCAGCTGCAGGGCTATACCGAAGTGGCGGGCAAGGCAGCCAATGTCATGGTGGCCAACCCCTACGGCATCACCTGTAACGGCTGCGGCTTTATCAATACCCCCAATGCCACGTTAACCACCGGCAAACCGAC
This DNA window, taken from Mixta gaviniae, encodes the following:
- a CDS encoding ABC transporter ATP-binding protein, which gives rise to MIEVKAICKSYQNTTVLNRITESIPVGGITSIIGANGAGKSTLLSVISRLLTADSGSVLVNGLEVAKTPDEQMAKVLSVLRQENHFTSRLTVEDLVGFGRYPWSKGRLTSEDRQHIETAMDFLDLLPLRARYLDQLSGGQRQRACVAMVLCQNTDYVLLDEPLNNLDMKHSVAMMKQLRRAADELHKTIILVIHDINFASAYSDHIIAMKQGEVLYRGTPQEIMRPEVIEAIFDTKVHIETLHGQHIAIYYRQA
- a CDS encoding DUF1971 domain-containing protein, whose amino-acid sequence is MAHRIPKHFVHTRSTPFWDKESVPRALLTHHNTKKGVYGRLSVMQGAVKYYGFANEHDATPEIEVVIEAGHFGISPPQYWHHVEVLTDDTYFNIDFFADPQEELQGKGIGQVVNTHKSE
- a CDS encoding siderophore ABC transporter substrate-binding protein; protein product: MRLSAVFTASLLAAALALTGCDDSSAQTASASARNVEHAQGTTAVPSSPQQVIVLNPATLDNLDALHIPVAGVPKNSAHLPAFLAKYQGEEYMNAGTLFEPDYEAISNAKPDLIIAGGRAHDAYDKLSAIAPTIALDVDPKQFTQSLIQRVQQLGEIFGKQAEAKTLTDAFDAKIAALRDRSQHAGKAMVIMVSGGKMSAYAPGSRFGFIFDALGFQPAATFSQAGKHGNVVTSEFIMNVNPDWLFVLDRDSAIGRAEGQSAQQVLDNALIQKTNAWQNKHIVYLDSASLYIAGGIQSYSRLMDNVSAALDNAKPAQ
- a CDS encoding iron chelate uptake ABC transporter family permease subunit codes for the protein MQADTPVPHRARRGLRPRFDTPARRLAGLSALALACITLFMTINLSGNIGYILTHRAMILATMLLVAFASGVATLLFQTVTNNRILTPSVMGLEALFILLQTLLIFFIDANGLRRLGVSGQFVCEALLLVLFSTFLYRWLLGRVGINLHSVLLVGLVCGTLFRSLSGLLQRLLEPGEFAILQSRIFATFTRAAPEIIVLAALATLATAFIIWHMRHSLDVIALGRDISVGLGVPWRRRVTLVLLLISLLVALSTALVGPLTFFGLLVANLTYQLIGSHRHHYLLPGVVLVGIITLVGGQVILERLLHMAGSLSVVIEFVGGALFLWFLIKKAAV
- a CDS encoding ShlB/FhaC/HecB family hemolysin secretion/activation protein, with the translated sequence MMMAQTGKYLLLAALLLGYQAEAAPLSPADRNQVQLEQQQRLEQNQQQRDELQRSVDTRLPASPTPAGEQGGCVTVTHITIDQATLLSERDKQRLSAPYSGRCLGIAQINQITRDISQWYISRGYITSRAFITEQSLADGQLHIIVLEGKLQAIHLQGASARQLRMAFPGLIGRVLNLRDIEQGMEQINRLRARPVQIEIQPGDNPGYSIVNLTATPEFPLTTALGFDNSGQKSTGVGQLNGSLTANNLLGLADKWFIGGGRSSAFSHARDAQNFQAGVSVPYGYGLLDYSYSWSDYRSTIDNNGFNWLSHGDSQSHRLNASWVLFRNGDIKTGVMAGLSQHTSHNWLNDTLLRSSSRRLTSVQFGINHTQKMAGGVATLNPVFSRGMPWFDAEHDAGKRGDLPKAEFRKWSLSASFQRPLTQDLWWLTSAYGQWSPDRLYGSERLTLGGDGSVRGFKEQYLSGDNGGYWRNELNYTLTTLPLIGQIDATLALDGGWLQKDAQDPWAAGTLWGGAVGLGSRGRYVSTAFTLGMPVSYPDWLGPDRLTINYRIAIVF
- a CDS encoding TonB-dependent siderophore receptor codes for the protein MIHTKSFKMRPCAWLLLLGVHGAALADGGVPEDGVMTVRATAEEELKQQPGVSIITAKDIEKSPPVNDLSDIIRKMPGVNLTGNSASGSRGNNRQIDIRGMGPENTLILIDGVPTTSRNAVRYSWRGERDTRGDSNWVPPEMVDRIEVLRGPAAARYGSGAAGGVINIITKRPTNDWHGSLSLFTNQPEDDKEGATKRANFSLSGPLAGDALTMRLYGNINKTDADAWDINNAQNGSYAAGREGVRNKDINGVVSWKLTPTQIVDFSYGYSRQGNIYAGDTQYSNSNVSPGDRIASLYGHETNRMYRQSYGITHNGIWEWGQSKLGFWYEKTNNTRLGEGAGGKVEGMINSDKYLTSRLKNYRATGEIVMPLDLLVEQNVTLGAEWNREELNDPASMAMVDAGNIDVGGVSGNPAQRSSKNSADLSAFYIEDNIEPLPGTALIPGLRLDHHSKFGNNWSPSLNLSQELSDSIKLKAGIARVFKAPNLYQSSEGYLLSTRGNGCPLGISEKCYLMGSDNLDPEVSINKEIGLQFSHQGYDAGITWFRNDYKNKIVSGTDLVGETADGYHVLRWENGGKAVVEGLEGNLLIPLVKDTLTWRTNVTWMITSEDKDTGNPLSIIPKYTINNMLDYQVTDKLSATVNWTLYGRQKPRHYAEINKENKEGMSDKEVGAYSVVGLNLNYDLMKDLRLNAGVSNLLDKRVYRENDGASTYNEPGRAYYAGVTLSF
- the dbpA gene encoding ATP-dependent RNA helicase DbpA — translated: MTAFSTLTQLPASQLDNLREMGFEAMTPIQAASLPAILDGRDVRAQAKTGSGKTAAFGLGILQHIDTAQYQTQSLVLCPTRELAEQVGNELRRLARFTRNIKILTLCGGQPIAAQRDSLVHAPHIVVGTPGRILDHLKRETLDLTQLRSLVLDEADRMLEMGFREDMEAIVSHTPAQRQTLLFSATWPQGILAIGDRFQRDALTVTTEDVTELPAIEQHFYEANSREKLSLLIGLLSQRQPASCVVFCNTKRECDDIAYALEDSGISALALHGDLEQRDRDRVLIRFANGSCRVLVATDVAARGLDIKALEMVVNYQLSFDPEVHVHRIGRTARAGEQGTAVSFVAPDEMVRAHALEDYLQQPLAWSAAAALKNQPSQPLPAAMMTLCIDGGRKAKIRPGDILGALTGEAGFSADRIGKIDLTPTHAYVAIAAGQAKEALIKLKQGKIKGKSCRAILLK
- a CDS encoding ABC transporter permease — translated: MTRYLFAAGLAVLLGLMFWSLFVGVSPLTMTTLWHDAELRDVFFISRVPRTLALLLAGSAVSVAGLIMQMLTQNRFVEPSIAGTTQSASLGLLLVMIVYPAAPVMVKMAVATLFALLGTGLFLLVLQRMRIKTPLMVPLTGIMLGAIFSAVTTFLAMEFDLLQSLGSWESGDFSGVLQGRYELLWLTGLLTLLACIIADRFTVAGMGREFAVNVGLNYRRVVFIGMAIIALISGVVIVVVGVLPFLGLIVPNLVSMTMGDNLRRTIPWVALCGGGLVVLCDIIGRLISFPWEIPVSVILGCLGAAVFLLLIVRSQRNAG
- a CDS encoding cupin domain-containing protein encodes the protein MIDKENAEHYQWGEQCDGWYLLKRQDMSIIHERMPPDRREVRHFHTRSRQFFFVLSGELTMELAGEQHRLTTQQGLEIPPGSAHQAQNLSMEPVEFLVISHPTTRGDRTDLA